The nucleotide sequence AGCAGCACGACTGAATGCGGATGCTTAATCACAGCATCAGTCAGCAAGCCACCCTGATCAAAACCGACATAGCCCGGAGGTGCACCAATCAAACGGCTGACCGTATGGCGTTCCATATACTCGGACATGTCAAATCTCAGCAGTTCAATCCCCAGCATTTTTGCCAGTTGCACCGTCACCTCGGTTTTACCAACCCCTGTCGGGCCAGCAAACAGGAAAGAACCCACGGGTTTATTATCAGCCCCTAATCCGGCCCGGCTGAGTTTGATCACTTCGGTCAGCGCTTCGATTGCCTTATCCTGACCAAAAACCAGCATCTTCAGCTTACTGTCCAAATTCAGCAGGACTTCTTTATCACTGGAAGAAACCGACTTTTCGGGGATCCGGGCAATACGCGCAATCATGGCTTCAATGTCACTGACATTGATGGTTTTCTTACGCTTACTGACCGGTGCCAAACGACAGCGTGCGCCCGCTTCATCAATGACATCAATCGCCTTATCCGGTAAATGACGTTCATTGATATATTTGGCAGAAAGCTCTACGGCAGCCCGAATGGCTTTATTGGTGTATCTGACTTCATGGTGGGCCTCATATTTTGTTTTCAGCCCCATGAGAATCTTGGTGGTATCATCCAAAGAAGGTTCAACAATATCAATCTTTTGGAATCGACGAGCCAGCGCTCGCTCTTTCTCAAAGATATTGCTGTATTCCTGATAAGTGGTCGACCCCATACAACGGATTTTACCACTGCTCAGTAAAGGCTTGATTAAGTTGGCAGCATCCACCTGCCCACCGGAAGCCGCACCTGCGCCTATGATGGTATGAATCTCATCGATGAACAGGACCGCTTTTTCTTCTTTCTCAAGCTGCTTCAAAATGGCTTTAAAGCGTTTTTCAAAATCACCACGATACTTAGTGCCGGCCAGCAGTGAGCCGATATCCAGCGAGTAGATCACACAATCTTTAATAATGTCGGGAACCTGACCTTCAACAATGCGCCAGGCAAGGCCTTCCGCGATCGCTGTTTTACCGACCCCGGCTTCACCCACCAGTAATGGGTTGTTTTTCCGGCGGCGGCACAGGACCTGAACGGTACGTTCAAGCTCATACTCACGGCCAATTAACGGATCAATGGCACCGGCACGGGCCAGTTGATTGAGATTGGTGGCAAAGTTTTCCAGACGGTCTTCACCGCTTTCCGCACGCGGATCGTCAGGGCTGACCTCGGACTGGTTCAAATCATCATTGTCACTGTCTTTTACCGTGCCATGAGAAATGAAATTCACCACATCAAGACGGCTGATATCACTCTTCTTAAGCAGGTAAGCGGCGTGCGACTCCTGTTCACTGAAAATAGCCACCAGCACATTGGCGCCGGTCACTTCGCTGCGAC is from Photobacterium sp. TLY01 and encodes:
- the clpA gene encoding ATP-dependent Clp protease ATP-binding subunit ClpA is translated as MLNKELETSLNGAFARAREKRHEFMTVEHLLLALLENPAAQEALLACRANLDTLRKELDAFIEQTTPLIPADDESRETQPTLSFQRVLQRAVFHVQSSGRSEVTGANVLVAIFSEQESHAAYLLKKSDISRLDVVNFISHGTVKDSDNDDLNQSEVSPDDPRAESGEDRLENFATNLNQLARAGAIDPLIGREYELERTVQVLCRRRKNNPLLVGEAGVGKTAIAEGLAWRIVEGQVPDIIKDCVIYSLDIGSLLAGTKYRGDFEKRFKAILKQLEKEEKAVLFIDEIHTIIGAGAASGGQVDAANLIKPLLSSGKIRCMGSTTYQEYSNIFEKERALARRFQKIDIVEPSLDDTTKILMGLKTKYEAHHEVRYTNKAIRAAVELSAKYINERHLPDKAIDVIDEAGARCRLAPVSKRKKTINVSDIEAMIARIARIPEKSVSSSDKEVLLNLDSKLKMLVFGQDKAIEALTEVIKLSRAGLGADNKPVGSFLFAGPTGVGKTEVTVQLAKMLGIELLRFDMSEYMERHTVSRLIGAPPGYVGFDQGGLLTDAVIKHPHSVVLLDEIEKAHPDVFNLLLQVMDNGTLTDNNGRKADFRNVILVMTTNAGVQETVRKSIGLVQQDHSHDAMSEIKRVFAPEFRNRLDNIIWFNHLEKEVINQVVDKFIVELQAQLDARGVSMEVSNEAREWLADKGYDKSMGARPMARVIQENLKKPMANELLFGSLVNGGSVRVTLKDDGTLDFRFSSEMEPAH